From the genome of Pseudomonas mohnii:
AGAAACCGATCTGGTCCGGGGCAATGACCCGATAACCGGCGTCACTCAGGGCTTTGATCGAGGTGTCCCAGGTCGCACCACAGAAATTCTTGCCATGCATCAGCACGACGCTGCGGCCATTGGCCTTGCCATGGGCGGCGACATCCATGTAGCCCATTTGCAGGGATTGGCCCTGGGACTCAAACTCGAAATGCTTGACCGTGTAGGGGTAGTCGAACCCTTGCAGCTCAGGACCATACGCCGGACCCTCGGCGTAGGCGCTGACCGGCAGCGCAGCGCTCAGCAGCAGACCGGGCAACCAGCGGGAGAGGGTGGGTGACATGGGGGAACTCCATGGGAAATCCGCCGATGCTGGATCGGCTGGATTAGGGCGACATTAATCAGGCAATCGCCGTCGCGGTGGGTTCAATCCATCCAGCCCAGGGTGATCAGGGCCAGCACCCCATAACGGGCGCCCTTGGCGAGCGTTACGATCAGCAGGAAACGCCCCAATGGCTCACGCATGACGCCGGCCACCAGGGTCAGCGGGTCGCCGATCACCGGCAACCAGCTCAGCAGCAGCGACCAATGACCGTAACGCTGGTAATGATGACGGGCCCGTTCCAGATGCCGAGGACTGACCGGAAACCAGCGCCGCTCGCGAAAACGTTCGATGGCGCGGCCCAACCACCAATTCAGCAGGGAGCCGAGGACATTGCCCAGGGTCGCCACTGCCAGCAGCGACCACAGCCCATACCGGTCGCTGAGCAGCAGCCCCACCAGGACCGCTTCGGACTGCAAGGGCAGCAGCGTCGCGGCACCGAAGGCGGCCAGGAACAGCCCCATGTAAGCGCCGAAAATCAATGGGCCGGGTAGTCCGCCACCACCACATCGGTGCCGTCCTTTTTCAGGCCGATAACTTGATACGCATCGCTCATGCCATCCATCTCCATGCCTGGCGAGCCCATGGGCATGCCGGGCGCGGCAACACCCAGCAGATCGTCACGCTTGCTCAGGGCCAATACCTGATCGGCCGGTACGTGACCTTCGACGAATTTGCCGTTTATCAAACCGGTATGGCACGACGCCAGACGCGGTGGCACGCCGTGCTGTTGCTTGAATTCGCTCATGTTGCTTTCGACATGGTCCTCGACCTTGAAGCCGTTGGCCTCCAGGTGGCTGATCCATTTTTTGCAGCAACCGCAATTGGCGTCGCGATGGACT
Proteins encoded in this window:
- a CDS encoding YqaA family protein, coding for MFGAYMGLFLAAFGAATLLPLQSEAVLVGLLLSDRYGLWSLLAVATLGNVLGSLLNWWLGRAIERFRERRWFPVSPRHLERARHHYQRYGHWSLLLSWLPVIGDPLTLVAGVMREPLGRFLLIVTLAKGARYGVLALITLGWMD
- a CDS encoding DUF411 domain-containing protein, whose protein sequence is MRNPLRLAALSALLISSLAQAADLIPIEVHRDANCGCCKKWISHLEANGFKVEDHVESNMSEFKQQHGVPPRLASCHTGLINGKFVEGHVPADQVLALSKRDDLLGVAAPGMPMGSPGMEMDGMSDAYQVIGLKKDGTDVVVADYPAH